AATTGCCCTCACCAAACTTGACGTGCTGGGCGTGCTTGATGAAATTCAAATTTGCACCGGTTACTCGGTTGACGGTAAGCAGCAACGATTCTTCCCTGCTTCCGCAGAGGTGCTCGACCGGGTGGAATGCCACTATACAACCTTCCCTGGGTGGAAACAGGATATCGGAAGTGCCACCAGTTTTTCGGAACTCCCCGCCAACGCACAGAATTATGTTGCTGCCATCGAAGATCTTATGGGCGTTCCCATTACATGGGTAAGTACCGGTCCCGGCAGAGAGCAAACGATTCAACGGTAGAAGATTTTTCTCCGATGAGTGTAACACCTTTGCCCGGAAACAGTTATGTTGGGTAATTGCGAGCGCTTTTAACGATATCATTCCTGGTTTCAATCTCTGCCTCCATGCTTTTCGCTCAACGGTGGGAGCAGGTACAGCTTTCAGCACCGTACGATTCGGGCTATTATTTGGATATCTATTTCCTCCCTTCACAGCCACAATATGGCTGGGCATGCAGCCAGGACAGCGGCTATGTTGTGCGCACGACCAATGGCGGACAAACCTGGATGGGCAGCAGAGTGGTGCAGTCAGGCTTCTGTCACCTTGAGTACATACAATTTCTTAACACTCAGGTTGGATACTGCACTGGACCTTGCGGGGTGTATAAAAGCACAGATGGCGGAGCATCATGGTTTGAACTGAACCTGGGATATCCTGACAGTATGGTGTGGGGAGGATGGTTCAAGGATGAATATGAAGGATGGGCAACAGGCGGCTCGTGCGGTGTTAATAATTTTTACCATACAACCGATGGCGGAACGTCATGGGAGCGGTTTAGGGATACTACGGTCAAACGTTCCAATATGAGCGATCCGCTGTGGCAAGGCGATATGCCGGCGGGCACCGTGTACGCGGTTGGTAACGGAACTCTGTGGAAGTCAACTAATAGCGGCAGTACGTGGTCGCCGGATTCGTACACCGGCACCACCTCGCCATGGCACGAGGAAATATCTAAGCTGGGTAATACCATTATGGTTTCGTGCGCCGGAAATAACTGCGGAAGTGACTATACAACCGGCGGTATGCGGTGGACCCACGATGGTGGCTCTAACTGGTACGAGTTCAATACAGGCTCCGATATGTTTGGCGTGTACCTGCTTTCAGCTCAACATGCCTGGGCAGCAGGCTATGCAGGCAACGTGTGGCAGACGCTGAATGGCGGAACGTTATGGGCTCTTCGTAACTGTGGTCTGCCTACTAAACACATGGATGATATTCTCTTTTTAAATGATTCAACGGGATGGGTAGTTGGTCAGGGTATCTATCGCCTAGCACCTCCACGGCGTACTCTTTCCGATTCTGTTGTATGGTTCCTGGATGCGTGTCCGGACTCTGTACTCCGTGATACAGTATGGGTTACAAACGAAAACTTTTTTCCGAGCGATTGGACGATCGAGCTGGTTGGTACACATAGCTACATGTACAGGGTTGCCAATGTTGTTCCAACACCGCTGCCCTCCTGCAAACCAACAATGGTTATTGTGGAGTATAAAGCCACGGTACCGGGTCTTAACTCCGCCGACATGATCATTAGAATTCAGAATCCCGACACTACGCTGGTTGTTCAGCTGCGGGGCAGGCAACGGATGTTTAATGCGGTTCCGGCTGACACGCTGATCGAGTTCCGGCATCCGGTAGGAAAACCTGTTAACAGGGTGCTGGAATGGTTTGCTACGGCTCCGCCACTCGAAGAGATTCGGGGTATTGCCAGAGATAGTGGCAGTTCGGATCTTTCACTTACCGGCACCTATCCGGTTAAAATCAATGTCGGACCCCCTACGGCGCAAACGATAATTTCCGGGACTCTGAGGGATACCGGATGGGTGGCAACAAAGTTTTTAGTCCAGATGCAGCCCTGCCTCCGAGATACAACAATTACTGTTCGAGTGTACGGAGAGTCGGGTATTATTGATTCTGATACTGTGCTGACCGCCAATACGGGCTGTGCTGCCTCCGATACACTATATCTGCCAGTTTCAAACTCGGGTAATGCACCGCTTACAGTTTTTTCGGCACAGCTGCTGGGACTAGGTACAGAGGCATTCACGATCCTTGGTATGAAAAGGGCGGGTACAAATCCGCCATGGAAGATTGATGTTGGCAAGACAGATACTCTTGCCATCGTGGTCACACCTACGTCGAATATTCATCAGGTGGTACTTCAACTGAATAACGATGATCTTACTACGGCACGAGGTGTGAAAACACCCAGGCAGGTGACGATTAGTGTGCAGTCAATGCGGGTTGAAGCAAGTGTAACGCCACAGATGATTGATCTGGGGACGGTATGTACGGGCACGTGGAAAGACACGGCTTTTACAATTACAAATACGGGGCCGACGGCACTATCATACACACTTAGCGGATTGCAACCACGCTTCATGGGCCTGGGCAGCGGTTCGGTATCTATACCCCGCAACGATCATCGTAACGTTCCGTTTCGGTGGAGTGCTGACTCGGCAGGCTCGTACCTGGATACAATTGCCATTAAGATACGTCCGTGCGATTCAGTGTGTTTTGTTGTTGTTCGTGCTACCGTCGTCGAGTTGAACATTGCGTCGGTAACAGAAAGCATAACGGGGAGCATTGAAGTAGGGAAGACCCTTGTCCGGTCAGCCACCGTTGTAAACCACGGCTCCCAAACCGTGCGAGTAACATCGGTGCAGCTGATCCCTCCGGATTCTGATTTGGTGGTTAATGCCTTAACGCCGTTGGACCTTGCCGGTGGTGATAGTATAAAAGTTGAAATTCAGTTTACGCCCGATGTGGTGCGCAGGTACAGCGGCAAATTGCTCGTTGACGTTGATGGAATATGCAGGGGAACGATTACAATACCGGTTGATGTTCGGAGTATAAGCAATCGTGTTACGGTTTCAACAACGGAAATTCTGTTCCGTTCAGAATGTGACCTGAGAATTCAAACTGATAGCATTAAGATATCCGGCTTGTCGGGACAGGTTGCAATGAAGGCACCTACTATTAATCAGACTGGTAATGCTTTCAACCTTGTAATGCCAACCGTTCCATTTACAGTGTCAGCAAATCAGGAGCAGTGGGTAGTTGTGCAGTACAGGCCAGCAAATTCACGCAACGCTGTGGCTGTACTGGAGCTTGAAACAGCCGATGGTTCCGACAGATTTGATGTACAGCTTTCAGGTTCCGCAACTTGGTCTGACTGGGTAGGTACACCCTCTGCCATTAACTTTGGTGACCTTCGTGTCTGTGATTCTGTACAGGTTAGTCAGATTGAAGTTCGTAATAATGATTCTGTTGCCGTCACCGTTAACGTAAATACATCAGGTTTGCCGACATGGCTCGATATTCCGGCGTCCCGCATTGATGTCCCGCCTTTTGCCAGTGAGTTTCTTACAGTTCGATGCCTGACCAGCCAGCTGCAAATTGGTAATAACCAGTACCGTTTGGTGCTGACAGACGAAACATGTAGGCAATTGGATACAGTTGAGGTGTTGGCTCTGCTTGCTGACGGTGCCTTGGTTGCCGAACCTGCTGAAATCAATATTTCGGTTGCTGTTGGAACAAGTACAACACAAACTGTCAGGGTGATAAATCCTACTCGGCAACCTCGTAAAATTATTGATGTTCACGTAGTTGGTCAGCAAAGTAGTTGGAGTATTGAAACACCGGTTACAGACAGCATAGTGCAGCCTGCCGACACAGTAATTATCCGTGTGGTGTTCGCCCCGTTGACCGAGGGGATATTTAATACAACGCTCCGGATTACTCAGGCAGAACGATGCACCACCATCACTGATGTGGCCTTGAATGGTGAAGCGGTTCAAAAAGGGATACTGCCTTCACATACTGTTCGGCTGGTGGTGAACGACTATACCGTGCCGGCCGGAAGCCGAATTGCAGTGCCGGTATATCTGGAGGGCTCAATGAAGGATGCGATACCTGACTCAATGGCGTTTCGTGTTTCGTTTTCGGCTCTTCACCTCCTGGTTGACACGGTGTATCAGGGAACCATTCCTGATGCTCAGGTTGAACATTCATACAATAACGGCCAACTCATTGTGCAGATGCGCAAGGATGGACCTGAATTTGGAAATGGAGGCTCGGTAGTCGTGATAGAAGGAACTGCCATGCCTGCGTTGCCAGACAGCACCATATTTACGTTTGCGGATGATAGCGTATGGTCAGCCCAACAAGTTGAGGTTCGGCATCGTCCGGGTGTTTTAATCGTGGATGTATGCGGACCTCGCAATTACGTTATGCTTGCAAACCCCACCACGATAACAGTGCAACCGCCAGTGCCGGTCGGAGATCGTGTAAACATACAAATAGACGCACCGTATTCAGAACACCTTTCCGTGAGTGTAATTGATATGCAGTCTAACCGCGTAATTACAATTCCGGATATCCAGGTTGGTAAGGGGCTTTCCAACCTTGCAATACCACTTCACTCGTTGCCGTCAGGGATGTACATTGTGCACATTCAGTCCAACCGTGGCGGAGTATTTACGCTGCCGGTGCCGGTTGTTAGATAAGGCGGTCTGTACTAAGCCGGTTTAAGTAGTTCAAGCAGGACCGTCTCAGCCGTTGTACGAAGGGCTTCCTTGGTATCAGAATCTACAACGCCCGTTGTAGTGCGAATAACAGAATAGGTACCGTTACTTTCTATTCTTGCCAGACGCAGCGTTAGCTCAGCCCCCTTCAACGTCCGTTCAACAGAACCAAGAACAACATAGTCCACGCCAACACCATACAGGATATTCAGCTCACTTTTCGATGCATGCCGGTTATTCTCCACAAGATAGAACCCGGCGCGGGCAAACAGTGTGTCATGTGTATCGATATCCAGTACGGTGATCGTATCGTTGGCTTGAGCGGCTGCAACCATTGCCTGTGTTACATCGTATGAGGCAAGAAGCTGCTCACTGAATACAGCCCACTCCGGGTATGAAGAATCGGCTTTGAACGTAATACCGCCAAATGACAGTACAGATGCCTTCCTTGCACGCAACCCTACGTCCAGCGTATCGTACCGAGGTTCTGTCGGCAGAGCGCTCAGTGCTGCACGCTGTACTGCAAGAAGTACAGCGGGATCGGCAACCACCGTATTGTCGCCCCTGGTGTACGCAATCGCTGCATACCCAACACCGCTGCGAATAAAACCGGTATCTGCTGCAGAAACAACCTGCATGTCGGCACGAACCAGGTGTTCTATACGGCGTACCCTTAAAAAAACTGAATATGTGCAGCCGACACGGGATGCTGCTTCACGAACTGACAGTTGACTGCTACCCTTGAGTATCGAGTCGCGGGCAAAAAGATCACAATACTTGTATCCTGCAAGTGACAGTGCAAGATTCAGAGCTGCCTCGGCCTTTCGTGTACCAATAGCTTTATCGGCTGAGTCAACACTGATGGCAGCCGCCATGAAACACTCCGAATGTGCAGATAAAACACTTGGAGCAAGCATGAAAAGTACAACCAATATCCTTAACACATGCCTGGCAAAGGGAGTCAACGTCAAATTTGTGCGTAATAGTAGTCGTGCCGACATGGGTGAATTTCCTATGAAGCTTATCGAATTAAAAAAACAGCAAAAACTAAAAGCATAAAGCCTGCGATAGTGCCGGTGACGTATTTGGGGAATCGAACCTTGTAATGATGCCATAACAGAGACAATCCAACCATGGGAATTGTAAGTGCCACCCAT
This is a stretch of genomic DNA from Ignavibacteria bacterium. It encodes these proteins:
- a CDS encoding T9SS type A sorting domain-containing protein, with the protein product MRALLTISFLVSISASMLFAQRWEQVQLSAPYDSGYYLDIYFLPSQPQYGWACSQDSGYVVRTTNGGQTWMGSRVVQSGFCHLEYIQFLNTQVGYCTGPCGVYKSTDGGASWFELNLGYPDSMVWGGWFKDEYEGWATGGSCGVNNFYHTTDGGTSWERFRDTTVKRSNMSDPLWQGDMPAGTVYAVGNGTLWKSTNSGSTWSPDSYTGTTSPWHEEISKLGNTIMVSCAGNNCGSDYTTGGMRWTHDGGSNWYEFNTGSDMFGVYLLSAQHAWAAGYAGNVWQTLNGGTLWALRNCGLPTKHMDDILFLNDSTGWVVGQGIYRLAPPRRTLSDSVVWFLDACPDSVLRDTVWVTNENFFPSDWTIELVGTHSYMYRVANVVPTPLPSCKPTMVIVEYKATVPGLNSADMIIRIQNPDTTLVVQLRGRQRMFNAVPADTLIEFRHPVGKPVNRVLEWFATAPPLEEIRGIARDSGSSDLSLTGTYPVKINVGPPTAQTIISGTLRDTGWVATKFLVQMQPCLRDTTITVRVYGESGIIDSDTVLTANTGCAASDTLYLPVSNSGNAPLTVFSAQLLGLGTEAFTILGMKRAGTNPPWKIDVGKTDTLAIVVTPTSNIHQVVLQLNNDDLTTARGVKTPRQVTISVQSMRVEASVTPQMIDLGTVCTGTWKDTAFTITNTGPTALSYTLSGLQPRFMGLGSGSVSIPRNDHRNVPFRWSADSAGSYLDTIAIKIRPCDSVCFVVVRATVVELNIASVTESITGSIEVGKTLVRSATVVNHGSQTVRVTSVQLIPPDSDLVVNALTPLDLAGGDSIKVEIQFTPDVVRRYSGKLLVDVDGICRGTITIPVDVRSISNRVTVSTTEILFRSECDLRIQTDSIKISGLSGQVAMKAPTINQTGNAFNLVMPTVPFTVSANQEQWVVVQYRPANSRNAVAVLELETADGSDRFDVQLSGSATWSDWVGTPSAINFGDLRVCDSVQVSQIEVRNNDSVAVTVNVNTSGLPTWLDIPASRIDVPPFASEFLTVRCLTSQLQIGNNQYRLVLTDETCRQLDTVEVLALLADGALVAEPAEINISVAVGTSTTQTVRVINPTRQPRKIIDVHVVGQQSSWSIETPVTDSIVQPADTVIIRVVFAPLTEGIFNTTLRITQAERCTTITDVALNGEAVQKGILPSHTVRLVVNDYTVPAGSRIAVPVYLEGSMKDAIPDSMAFRVSFSALHLLVDTVYQGTIPDAQVEHSYNNGQLIVQMRKDGPEFGNGGSVVVIEGTAMPALPDSTIFTFADDSVWSAQQVEVRHRPGVLIVDVCGPRNYVMLANPTTITVQPPVPVGDRVNIQIDAPYSEHLSVSVIDMQSNRVITIPDIQVGKGLSNLAIPLHSLPSGMYIVHIQSNRGGVFTLPVPVVR